From the genome of Mucilaginibacter paludis DSM 18603:
AACAGGGGTGAGTACCACTTTCAGCGCGAAACTTTAAAGCCCACCGATACCTTACCCATGGATGGCTATGGTTTCCCGGTTAAGCCTACAGGCTTGATTTGCTCTATGTTTCGCCCCAGCGATGATGCTACCACTTATTCGTTCCTGATACCATCTAACTTTTTCGCGGTTGTGAGTCTTAAACAAGCTGCCGAAATGGTTAAAGCGATATTTAATGATGACCCGCTTGCCGGTAAACTTAACTTGTTAGCAACCGAAGTTGAAACGGCCCTGCAAAAGCACGCCATGGTGAACCATCCTAAATTTGGAAAAATATACGCTTTTGAGGTTGACGGCTTTGGCAATGTGAACCTGATGGACGATGCCAATATCCCGGGCCTGCTTTCGCTACCTTACCTGGGCGCGGTACCGGTGAACGATCCGGTTTATCAAAATACGCGCAGCTTTGTATTATCAGATAGCAACCCCTATTATTACCAGGGCCAAAGCTTATCGGGCGTTGGTGGCCCCCATGTGGGCAAAGCCGATATGATATGGCCTTTAAGCATTATTTGCCGTGGTTTAACCAGTATTGATGACAGCGAGATTAAGCTATGTATCCGCATGTTAAAGGGCAGCCACGCCGGTACTGGCTTTATGCACGAATCGTTTAACAAGAACAACCCGGCGGATTTTACCCGCAAGTGGTTCGCCTGGGCCAATACCATTTTTGGTGAGTTTCTATGGGAAACCTACCAGGCAAAACCACATCTGCTGAATGCTTAACAATTCAATTCTACCATGATAACAATACGATCCTTTTTTATCCTTTGCGTGCTGGCCCTGCTCGTCAGTACCAATTTATGGGCGCAAAACAAACCCTTACCTTTAATTCCCTATCCTCAAAATGTAACTACTGGCACGGGCGCATTTATCATTAACAAGCAAACCGTTATGGTATTGCCACCGGGTAAAAAGTACCTGCAGGAGGCCGATCTTTTCAATCAACTGATGGCTAACACTTTAGGTAGCCCGCTAAAATATGGTATCCAACCCAAAACAAACTTTATTAAGCTGGTAACCGATCCGGCAATAACAACCGAAGAAGGGCACCACCTGCTTGTTGATAGTAAGCACATCGTTCTATCGGCAAAAAATGCAGCCGGTATTTTGCGGGGGATAGAAACCATTCGTCAGTTGTTACCTGCACAGGTAGAAACCAGGCAAAGTACTGCGGAAAAGCAGCTGGTACTGCCCGCCGTGCAGATTGAAGATTATCCCGTTTACGCCTGGCGCGGCATGCACCTGGATGTTTCGAGACATTTTTTCTCTGTCGATTATCTTAAAAAATACATCGACCTGATGGCGCTTTATAAATTTAATAAGCTGCATCTGCATTTAACCGACGACCAGGGCTGGCGTATCGAGATCAAGCAATATCCTAAGCTCACCGAAGAGGGCGCATGGCGCACCTTCAATAACCAGGATTCGGCCTGTATGGTAAAGGCCAAAACAAACCCCGATTTTATTATCGACCCTAAACACATCATCCAACGGAACGGCAAAACCTTATACGGCGGCTTTTATACCCAGCAGCAAATGAAGGATGTTGTGGCCTATGCGGCACAGCGCCATATTGATGTTATACCCGAGATAGATATGCCCGGCCACATGATGGCGGCTATTAACAATTACCCCTTTCTATCGTGCGAAGGCGGCAGTAAATGGGGAGAATTGTTTACCACCCCGATATGCCCTTGTAACGAAACTACCTTCACCTTTGCCGAAAATATTTTTAAAGAGATATTTGAAATTTTCCCGAGCCAATATATCCACATCGGCGGCGA
Proteins encoded in this window:
- a CDS encoding glycoside hydrolase family 125 protein; the protein is MKRSDFIQRAGLLSAGLLFNQNLFASVADWSSLRPVPSKRNFKSKAVEAAIEQFKAGVKDKELAWLFENCFPNTLDTTVFFSQDNGLPDTYVITGDIDAMWLRDSCAQVWPYLTFLKQDEELKNMVAGVINRQMKCILKDPYANAFYKDGNKESEWKNDHTDMKPGVHERKWEIDSLCYPIRLAYHYWKRTGDTAPFNNTFKSAIALILQVFTAQQRKNGNRGEYHFQRETLKPTDTLPMDGYGFPVKPTGLICSMFRPSDDATTYSFLIPSNFFAVVSLKQAAEMVKAIFNDDPLAGKLNLLATEVETALQKHAMVNHPKFGKIYAFEVDGFGNVNLMDDANIPGLLSLPYLGAVPVNDPVYQNTRSFVLSDSNPYYYQGQSLSGVGGPHVGKADMIWPLSIICRGLTSIDDSEIKLCIRMLKGSHAGTGFMHESFNKNNPADFTRKWFAWANTIFGEFLWETYQAKPHLLNA